The Elgaria multicarinata webbii isolate HBS135686 ecotype San Diego chromosome 7, rElgMul1.1.pri, whole genome shotgun sequence nucleotide sequence aaagtttttcgaaaaataataataataatgtaatttattttttttgccaaaGAGAATAAGCAAATAAGTGAAGCTGGCTCTTTCCCCTCTTGTTCCCTCTTGCAAGTACTTTTTGTGAGCAAGGGAAGTTCTTTTTGAGGGGAAAAAGTTGTCTACGTGTGATGGTACATATGGCAAAGAAATCCTCAATACTAAAAATGGTATAGTAAAGGTAGAAGACAAGTATGATTGGGAGAATGTTCCATTCTCGGTCTCATTACCAGAACCCAGATTTGTTAGGGGTAGCTCACCTGTATATTTACTGTATCCCCTTTACTGTTATTGACATCTTCCACAATGAGGAAGGGATCCCTTATTTCACAAGGCTGTTGATTGGTCACATCATTGAAGTAATTTCCCCTAGAAATATTAAACTGGCTTTTCCTAGAGTCTGTAGTGAGAGAAACCTCATGGGAATAAGAATGAAGAAATGCTCGGACTCCATCAATCCCCACAAACTGTGAGACAGGGACACCACTCAAATTAACACTCCCAGATTCATATAGCTGTGAATTCCTCCATCTGTGCAACTTGACAGCCAGTAACACAAGGAGGAAGGTGAAGAACAAGCAGGAGACAAAAGCCACTGCAATCACCAGGTAGAAGGTGAGATCTGACTGAGGATCTACAGACACTGAAATGCTGCTCAGATCTGAGAGGATTTCTGGGATGTTGTCAGCCAGCACTACAGTGACAGTGACTGAGGTGGAGAGAGGTGGCTGCCCATTGTCCTTCACTGAAACCACCAGGCTTTGTTTAAGTCCATCTTTCTCCAGAAAGAACCGGGCTGTCCTGATCTCTCCAGTGTGGAGTCCCACGGTGAAGAGCCCTGGCTCAGTGGCCTTGGTCAGCTGGTAGGAGAGCCAGGCATTCTGGCCAGCATCCGcatccactgccaccaccttaGTGACCAGGTAACCCGGCTCGGAGGAGCGAGGGGCCAGCTCTATCCCAGTGGAGCCatcggtgggaggggaggggtacaagATTTCGGGAGCATTGTCGTTCTGGTCCAGGATGAAGAGAGTCACTGAGACATTGGAGCTGAGTGGTGGGGAGCCTCCATCCTCAGCCTTGACCTGGAACTGAATATGCTGAAACTCTTCATAATCAAAAGAGGTCAAGCCATAGACAACTCCCGTCTCAGAGTTaatggagaggaaggaagagataGGGGAGTCATAGGTATTTCTCTCAATGATGGAATAGGTTATTCTGGAGTTTTCTGCCCAGTCTGGATCATCTGCCTTCAGGGAGAGTATGGAGGCTCCTCTTGGGTTGTTCTCCATTAAGTAAGAAGTATAAACTGATTCCAGGAAGTGGGGAGGGTTGTCGTTTGTGTCTAAAATCTCAAGTGGAATAATGAGAGATGTTGAAAGTGGAGGAGTCCCATGATCTGTGACTGTGACTGTGATGTTGTAGGCCGGCACCTGCTCTCTGTCCAAGGCTCTTGTTGTCAGCAAACTGTAATAACTATCATAGGATTTCTTCAGCTGAAAGGGGAGATTGCTGGGGATGGAACATGAGACTTCTGCATTCTCTGCTGAGTCTTGATCTTGTACATTTAAAAGGGCTATTGCAGTTGCTGGTGGTGAATTCTCAGGGATGGTGCGGATAAGTGAAGTTATTTCCAGTTTCGGTGCATTATCATTTACATCCGTAACAAATATCATGAGGGTTGATCTGTCCAAGAGTCCTCCACCATCATGGACCTGGACCTCAATTTCATAAAGTGCAGATTCCTCATAGTCTAAGCTTCCTACAAGAGTTATCTCCCCAGTGTTTGCATCTAAGTGGAAGTTTTGTGAAGCTTTTGGTGTGATTTTTCTGAATGAatatttcatttctttgtttGTCCCTTCATCCAGGTCAGTAGCTTTTAATCCGACTATTGTGGACCCTATAAGAATATCTTCCCTAACATTTACTTTATAGATAGGTTGGCTAAAAACAGGAGCATTGTCATTAGCATCTAGCACAGTCACATCAACTTCCACAATTCCAGTCCCAACAGGATCACCACCATCATATGCTATGAGGACAAGATTGTGAATGGCTTCTTCTTCACGATCCAGAGGACTTTCCAGCACTAATTCAGTATATTTTCTACCATCAACAATTTGCACATTAAGAGAGAAATAGCTATTGTTGCTGAGTTTGTATCCCTGCAGGGAATTGTTTCCTAAATCAGGATCTTGAGCTTCCAAGAGGGGAAATTGGGACCCTGGCGCAGTAATTTCACTGATATTTATCAGCAGTTTCTCTGACTGGAAGGTGGGGGCATGATCGTTAATATCTGTGATTTCCACGGCGACTCCATAAATTTTCATTGACTCTCCAACTATAATCTCAAAATTCAAGATACACGTCTCCATCTGACCACAGATCTCCTCTCTGTCTATTCTCTCTGTGGTGTGCAAATGACCACTCCTATAATTCAAAGCAAAGTATGGCGTCCTACCTGGGGAAACAACGCGGATTCCACGGTCTGAGAGCTCCTTTGCCTCCAGTCCCAGTTGTCTTGCAATATTCCCCACCAAAAAGCCTTTCTCTGTTTCCTCAGGAATGGAGTAATGGATCTGCTTGGCAATGGTTTGGCAGGTATTagccaacagaaagaaaaagacaacTTCCCCTCTGCAGTCCTGGAGATGTTTTGCTTTTCCCATGTCTAGCCTGATGAGAATCCACCAAGGAAATCTGTGGTTCAGGTATGGCTGAATGTTGCCAGAAAAATGCAAACGGATCCTTGTTCAACTGAGGCTGGCTTGCAGCTGAGATTTCCAGTGCCGAAATATTCGGTGTGTGACTGATCGCTCAGCGTATTTAGCTCTGCAGCTGCTGATCTGGGAAGGATGCATCACTGTTGCTTAGCCTTGGTAGATGAACAGCGACACTCAGAGTGTCATCTTGTTATTGCACACAAACTGTGTTCTGTGAGTTTGCTGAACTACATTCAGATCTTCACATTTGTAGGACTTAGAAAGGCTCATAATAATGAAGTTTGCACACAAGTtttaggaagaagaaaaatcctcAAATGGCATATTTGTTATATGTAATTAAAAATAAGCCCAGTAAAAGTACTGAGGTTTAGAATAAAAGTGATGAGGTTTAGAATATATCTGTACCAGCAATTTCCCACATAATTTCTCTCATTATACACTACTAATCCAAATGAAAAGCCCTAACCTTTAAATGTCCATATATTGAAGATTCAATAAACTGTTTCTATAATTCCATGAACACAAAACTGTTCTTTTGATTACAAAAGCTGTAAGATATCAATACCTactcagagtctctctctctctctctctctctctctctctctctctgtgtataatttttttattgtaagcaaaaagtgatcagtcccctaacaactgatgtctaaacagctgttaaataaaaataaaataaaaataattaatacaattttaggggggaaaacaatatgagggagagaaaaaagaaggggggagaaaggacacacacacacgcacacacacacacacacacacacacacagaaggaaaataactaaataaacaaatatactaatTAATAACTGTGCTGTATGATCTTCATTTGCTGTTAcaatgtccaaatgctcaaagctgaagcAGGCATTTATTGTTGTAAGTCCAGTTGTGACGAATCTTGAATAAATCTTCACCACACAGCATGAAAAGATTGCTGTTCTGTTTTcccttggattagaagcaaagcgtgagttattttttctgatattgccactgaccatatatTTCGGTACCATGCTAAGTTCAAATTCTCCGATTTTTTCCACTGCCATGTGATTGTCTGGCGAGCGGCAGTTAGGGTGTATGAGAGTATATGTACTCTTTAACAGCTAATGACAATTTTGATGCCAATGCATCGTCATTTTATTGacggcatgtctagaccagtatttatcccggggatcgtctcgggatcattcctgtgtgaccacatgatgcacaagggatcccgggagcagggagagatgattccctccatttccccaggataagtgGGACCACTTTTAGCTTGATtgttcccacggtcttgggatcgtctcgagactgcgggaggtgtgtgaGCACctatcccggtttcatcccacctccttgcgagtaaacatgaggaggtgggaaacaggaatgggggcacggagctcttcaggtgctccgtgcccatcggggctggtgggggagcgggatcagtttttgattttgtttactttttcgTTGGAGCTCACATttgctcatcttctgtaaaaaaaagaaaagataaagaaaaTTGTGGGCACGACGTCccgccttcctcctgggatgttgcgctcgcatgtggacaaaggggaggatttcgcgagcagaatatcatgagagcctcccccatccctgctggaGACTCATGCCATAAAAGTTTTATGTATCTTGAACTGAGGCACGCCATGAAATGAATTCCTGATATGTTTTGGTTTCAAAACGCTTCACTATAATGTCAGTGGTTATTATACAGTGTTTCCTATTATTTCCCAAGAAAACGTCCATAACAACTAGTGCAATTCCAAGTCATTTAGGTCTTCAAAACAACTTCAAAGAGGCTGCTATCAACTAGCTAACATCTACAGAAAAATCTGAGAACAAATaatttaacagtacaatcctatgtgtgtctagctagaagcaaatcccattatatTCAATAGAGTATACTTCCAGGAACGTAGGAATACAGGCTAGATTTtcaatcctgtacacatttacctgggagtaattcccaaCGAATTCTGTGGTACTTATTGCatagacatgcatgggattgtgctatAAAGCTTCTAGGCTTGATGAGTTAACATCTATATTGAGCTATGAGCTCAAAAGAGAGCTGGACATTGTGTGAGcagcataaaataaaagcaaatatgaTGTCATGAATTTGGCTTTCTTGATTGAGATTGGGCCTATCACTATGGTTTTGCCGGCCTATCAACTAATAAGTGATCGAGGGCTTGACAAAAGAAGCTTTTATTCTTCATGGTCTTAAACTTTGTCAAGTTTTTTGTCTGTATCATCAATAGGGTTTTCAGGACATAGCAGAGAGACTACTAAAAATAATTTTCTGTTTCAATTTGACTGCATAGAGAGATAGAGATCTGGGAATGCTTAGCTACAGTTGGGTAAAACTGAGGCAACTTTGGGAAGCCGTTGCTGCTTAGGGATCTAAGGTAGGAAAATGTCTGCCTATTTTAGGAGTCTGCTTGCTTCCAGTAGGTCCTGTTTGTAAAACAGTGTAAAGCAAATATTGCTGACAATATAACTACCTGTGAAAGTGGGGAGGATCTGTTTTTTATGTCGATAAGTAATTAGAATAAATATAAACAATTCAGTAAACAGAGCAACCCCCTCCCCTAAGCCCCTGATCTAAAAAAACTAATCTTGCAATAGCAGGCAATATAAAGGATCATGTTATTGAAAATAATTCTTACCTCGTCACAATTCACAGTTTCTGAATTTAAGGGCTTTCCACTGTTGCCTGTAAAAGGCACAGAACATTTCTCTCCGCTAAGAATATTGTCTGAAATCTGAACGTTGGGAGTCAGGAAGGAAAACTCATTTTTCCTGGATTCTGACGAGAGGCAAAGCTGGTAGGAATAAGGCAAAGTCCCATCTTCAAAATTAGGTGGAAACACGGCACCAGCCTTGGAATGGGGAACGGGACCAAAGCACTGCAGGAACTGGGGATTCCCTGAGTGTCGCAGCTTCGTCATAATGGCCAGAATCACTGTCAAGAGGAAGAGGAATGACATCACAGCTAAGGCCAGCACCAAATAGAACTGGAGATCGGACTGATAGTCGGAGCTGCTCGGCTGGTTTTTCATCTCGGGAAGGGCCTCCTGGAAGTTCTCAGCAAACACCAGGTTCAGAGTAGTGGTGGCCGAGAGAGGCGGCTGCCCATTATCCTTCACCACAACCACTAGTCTCTGCTTCACAGCATCTCTCTCCACAAAGGCCCTTGCTGTCCTGATCTCACCAGTGTGAGAACCGACAGTGAAGAGCGCTGGCTCCGTGGCTTGGATCAGGTGGTAGGAGAGCCAGGCGTTGTGTCCAGAATCAGCATCCACGGCCACCACCTTTGTCACAAGATAGTCCGCCTCGGCCGAACGAGGCACCATCTCAAACAAGGCTGAGCCTTTGGCTTCTTGTGAAGGGGACAGGATACGAGGGCTGTTATCATTCCGATCCAGAATGAACACCCTCACTGTGACATTGCTGCTGAGAGGGGGAGAGCCAGCGTCTTGGGCCTTGACTTGCAGCTGGAACTCCCTGAATTGTTCATAGTCGAAGGACCGCTGGGCGTAGAGTGTGCCTGTCTCGGAATTAATGGAGATATAGGAGGAGATGGGGAGCTCCTCAATGTTGCTGTTGAGGATGGAGTAGGTGATCCGTGCGTTTTGGTCCACATCTGGATCAGAGGCTTTCATACTgaaaatggaggctccggaagGATTATTTTCTGGCACATAGATGCTGTAGGAGGATCTCTCAAAGGTTGGGGCATTGTCATTGATATCAGAGATCTGTAGGGAGATGGTTTTGTGCGTAGAAAGAGGAGGGGTTCCTCTGTCACTGGCTGTGACTGTTATATTACACTCAGACATTTTTTCTCTATCTAGGGGACCGTCTGACAGGAGCTTGTAGTAATTGTTTGAAAAGGTTAGAACCTTGAAGGGCAAGTCATCTTGTAAATAGCAAGTAACCTTTCCATTATCACCAGTATCTTTGTCATTTACATTGATCAGGGCAA carries:
- the LOC134401299 gene encoding protocadherin gamma-A4-like: MGKAKHLQDCRGEVVFFFLLANTCQTIAKQIHYSIPEETEKGFLVGNIARQLGLEAKELSDRGIRVVSPGRTPYFALNYRSGHLHTTERIDREEICGQMETCILNFEIIVGESMKIYGVAVEITDINDHAPTFQSEKLLINISEITAPGSQFPLLEAQDPDLGNNSLQGYKLSNNSYFSLNVQIVDGRKYTELVLESPLDREEEAIHNLVLIAYDGGDPVGTGIVEVDVTVLDANDNAPVFSQPIYKVNVREDILIGSTIVGLKATDLDEGTNKEMKYSFRKITPKASQNFHLDANTGEITLVGSLDYEESALYEIEVQVHDGGGLLDRSTLMIFVTDVNDNAPKLEITSLIRTIPENSPPATAIALLNVQDQDSAENAEVSCSIPSNLPFQLKKSYDSYYSLLTTRALDREQVPAYNITVTVTDHGTPPLSTSLIIPLEILDTNDNPPHFLESVYTSYLMENNPRGASILSLKADDPDWAENSRITYSIIERNTYDSPISSFLSINSETGVVYGLTSFDYEEFQHIQFQVKAEDGGSPPLSSNVSVTLFILDQNDNAPEILYPSPPTDGSTGIELAPRSSEPGYLVTKVVAVDADAGQNAWLSYQLTKATEPGLFTVGLHTGEIRTARFFLEKDGLKQSLVVSVKDNGQPPLSTSVTVTVVLADNIPEILSDLSSISVSVDPQSDLTFYLVIAVAFVSCLFFTFLLVLLAVKLHRWRNSQLYESGSVNLSGVPVSQFVGIDGVRAFLHSYSHEVSLTTDSRKSQFNISRGNYFNDVTNQQPCEIRDPFLIVEDVNNSKGDTVNIQVSYP